DNA from Aphis gossypii isolate Hap1 chromosome 3, ASM2018417v2, whole genome shotgun sequence:
ttgatttttacactCAACGTATATGGAGAACGGTCGAATTTACTAGTTTTTCGCTTTTGCAATACCGCGTTGAGTTGTGACAATGAGCGCATGCGTGAGTGCGTGACCTTGGTTGCGCGGCGGCGCGGCAGTATAACATACGCGCTTCCTACTCCTATCACAATTACAACTTACACTGTCTAGACGTCTAGTTGTCTAGTGTCTAGTTTCATCTTTCATTTGCTCGCTGCCCTCTGTGTTGCAGGTTGTGTGTAGTGTTATAGGCGTATAACCATATTGTCCGtccgatatattatattaatattacattattattattacaataacaacaataagcGTACAGACGGTCGACCATATGTGGATCTGTCCAGTGATGTTcccatcattttttataagagtatACTATACCGAAGAACgccaaaatataggtatttcattattttatccgATAAAAGAGTGGAGgggtttaattaataaaatcaaatcaaaaaaattactattatatttttaacttatcaaaacaaaattacaaaaatgaattatttaaataaattgacaaaaaattgttttctcaaCTCATCTTCGTcgacgtttttttttgttctttaccACGTGGAGCTGAATCTGCTGATCTGTGGTCAGCCAAATTTTTACGTATGGTCGTGGATTGAAGTCTTCAACTGGGGGGCCATTGAtggagataaaaattaaatctgacACATTTTCAATCGTTAAACGAGTTCTAAGATCAGTTATGGTGAGATTCATATCAGAAAATCCTCGTTCACATTCGGAAGTTGTTGTTGGAAGTATGTTTAGTGTTTTTATAAGATCAGAAGACGCATTTCGTGAACGAAAGTTTACTAAACTTTCAAATTCAGATAGACCAAATCTGTGTGACACTCTTTTAACTTCTTCTTCTCCTCTATTATCATcggtttctattttaaatacttctcCAATACCCTacagtatgaaaaaaatgcaatttagaTGTTTGCgtacagaaataaatattaattagattatatttttcaatattcctTACCTTAAGATcttgtaatattgttgtatttttaggGTCATTGAATAACCGCTGACGCATTCTATCGACTATATTTTGCAAGAATTGCAATCTATTGATTCCTCCAGACTTTgtgattgtaatatttatgcctttatgaattttattttgacaagcttctatgatttttttttctttttcaccaGGTTCTGTCTTTAGGCTTTCTAGAATTCTAATTGTTCTACACATTTCTGATTGAGCGCGCATTAATGTTGTTTTCCATGATTGAAGTATACAAGACAGCATCCCGAGTTCGAAAAGGACGTCATAGAAGAGTCCAAGCTCCTCAAGGAAAGAAGaagattctaattttttttttaggccaGTTTCAAGAGTTTGACTCACGTGCTTATGTATACCTGGATAGTTTTCCCATATGGCTTTTATCGTACGAAAACTACTGGCAGACCAACGCACGTTTAAAATACgaccaatttttttcatttcaattcCAACCTCTAAACAAGCTTCATCTAAGGCCCTAGAATTTTTAGGACTTTGGTGATAATAAGAGTAAAGTTTATCCATTAAACTTTGAAAACGAGAAACACCTTGCACATCTTTTATAACATCATGTACTGAAAGTTCAAGGCGATGACATAATTAATGCCACGTAAATAGTCGTGGTATCTTCTCACAAAGTTTAGCAGCTACTCCAGATTTCGTGCCTGTCATTACACTAGCTCCATCACTTGCAAATGCAATCCAATTCTTCAATGCAAAAGACTTagaaattccatttttttctaagcTCAACCACAAGGCTTTCTCAATATTTACAGCGTCTTGCCCATCTAGCTCAATTAAATCAAGAAATACTACAATAGGAGTCTCTGAATcaaagtttgataaaatatataaaataagtgtgCACTTTGTGCTCAGTGTAGTCGATTCGTAAATCATTATAGAGAATTTTGAGTTTGACTCTATAAGACGTGTGATTAGCCGTTTTCGCATCTCTTTTGCGATTACGTTAATTATTCGAGTGGCAGTTATTCGACTGTGCAAGGAAGATCCCATGTATAATCCATTAATTTTCTGCAGTTTAATAAGTTCTTCAAACTGTAGAAAGGGGCGATGATGCTTCGCTAAGCAATATGCAGTTTGAAAAATTCTCATATTACTGTTAATCACAGTTTCGCCCATATGTTCAAACATTCTATCCAAAGCCTGTTCAGAGCTTTTCTTTAAGACGTTCTCAGCTAATAAATGAGATTTACTTTCCGAATgctgtttaattttacttcttAAAGAAGATAGCTGATTCGTACGATTACTTCCAGCAGCCATTATTTCAAAGTCCATCCATTCACGTGACATTCGAAGTTTACCATCAGTAATGGATTTTTGTAActgaatactattttttacctGTATGCAAGTACTACACCCTAATTTCCCATCTTTACAATCTATCCacggatttttatttttaaattcagttaCTTGTTCATTAGTCCATAACATAGGCCAACTTTTATGTACTTCCGTAATGTTTGGATCACATCCAACCACGCGATCATCATTATCTTCGATATCATTATTTTCCTCGTTGCATGGACCAGCTACAGCAATATCAacattagaattattttttttttgtctgggGGAAAAGAAATTATCAATGGGGCCACGTTTCAAATTTGAACTCATTATCACAACAAGaaatcacaataaaaaaatgacctagattaaaatatgtaaaagacaatagtaatttatttgcaATGTTCtcatacaagtatacaacaaaaaataaaacaaatcggATTAATGGCTGATGCATATCACTGACGAACGTAAGAACGATGACTGACGTCTATgtgtaaaaacttaatattacacagtgtaatatactgtaatataatataatataatataataattcatactaagtaatattttgttatttttgattattatcgtCGCAGactgacgacgacgacaacgattACGGGGAATACCACCGATAACGATTATTTGTTAACATATTGGTAAACTGACCATTGTTACTGTCGTTATTGAGCGTTGCGCGACGGATAAGTAAAAACAtactatactttaaaaaaaattacttattttttctttttgtatggTTTGTTTGAGAGTATACGTAGTATAACCatgatattttagaaaaagctTGAGAGTATACGGCGTATATGTAGTATACCCTATGGGAACACTACTGGATCTGTCTCAGTTGTTCACACGTTGTGTACTAACTTTAATTTCGGCTTTGAGTACTTGTGTGGCTgagagtattatataatatgtactataccACCTTTTTAGGTAATTAAAGCAAACTGGTCGTGATCAATTCAGTGTCCGGTGAAGAAGAGTGAGGGGGGAggttgacaatattattattaatattgatattattaatttattgcttCCGCGCTCGCGTTGTCTTTATCAGAGCGTACTGCTCGGAGCTCATTCGCTACGCTCGAGCCGTGAGAGCGCCGAGGGCAATATCACTTATTatcactattaaattattcgaatttcgaatatacagttttatattatagtattattgtctTGAGTATTGTAttagtacatattaatatattatattattctatattattagttctagattatatacttatttcatacatttgaaataaaacaatttagtatTACTCTTTTCACTGATATGGACTGGATTTATTCAAAAGAACAACTCATAGAGCAGATTCAAACCCAGAATACAGCTCTTCATGGAAATCATATAATGTTCTTCCAATATTtgcttcaaaaaaattttaattatggatttttttgttctaatAATGAATTACAAGTTCCTGAAGCAATGGTGGACATGGTAGCACTTAATTCCAACCAGAAACATATCCAAATACTATTCAAACCTTTgagttacataaatataagtgGAATGGGACATTGGGTTTGTAGCTATTATGACacgcaaaatattttcatatatgattcggctacaataaaaactggccacataaattatgataaagtgTTGCATAAACTATTTCctagttattttttgaaagGTGGTGTTGTTCAATATCCCAATATCCATTGTCAAACACCAGGTTCTGTTGACTGCGGAATTTATGCTATTGCAAATGCAGTATCTCTATACTTTGGCCTAAATCCGGAACATACTATTTATGAGTCAATAGAAAAATTGAGAGAACACCttgtaaagatatttttaagtgaGATAATCACACCTTTTCCATGCATAACTCGTACAGCATGCGAGCAAACTAATGAACAGGTACACAATAAGTACAAATCGAAACAGACAAAATACTGGGATACAAATAAAGATCTTGTGAATCAAAAGAGAAGAGAAAAATATGCTAGAGACAAAGCgatagacaataataaatcgaGACAAGCTAGACATTgggataaaaataaagatcttttgaatgaaaaaaaaaaagataaatacgCGAAGGAAAAATCTGAAACTAAGGCTAGAAAATTGGAAAgtttaacttcaaataataatagtgaacgATGCGATGCAttgcaatacattttttccttCAAAGACCTGGTCAAAGATGCCCTAAATTACGAGTTTTGCACAACTCGGCAACTATTACAACCCAATATGACAAACTTACAGCCATTAGATGAAACCAAACCccatattgaaattattccTCTTACAAATGAAGGTCTGATTGAGCACTGgatatgagtatattataattttcagtcCATTATCATATATGATCCATTATCATCTACTCAGTCATCAACCTACGATAAGAGTATCGAAATTTTGAGGTATTTGTTTCCATACCATATAAATGccaataaatgaattattattgaacacaTGGAAAACAGCTCATCAGTCCCAACATATCTTCATTGCATTGCAATTGCAACCAGTCTCTTTTGGAAATTTAAGccccaaaaaataatatatgaccaaaagttaataaaatctcATTTGGatacaatgataaaatgtcaaactttaaaacattttccatttttctTCAAGCAGATTACTGTTCCGCCCAGTTATACTTATAACGATATAGATAACGACAGCTGGGTGGATAGTGATCATATAgagtatttcaattatttagttaGTGAATTCACATTTTATAGCCCGCAAGATCCTGCGGTGGCGGCTTGTTCACGagcatatgaaaatatatctgTACCACAGTCGGATACAcacattcaaattttgaatggaTCATTACACTGAATTTGTTATTACTacgattttgataatatatacatatgtttaCGATTCATTGCACGGCATGGACTTGGATATTGAACAgagaaaattcattaaatcttTGCATCCTTCCATTTTTTCGACCCATGATGATTTGTTTCCGGCAGAAACTGAATGCATTACTTTTCCTACTGTCCAGCACCAGGGGAATTATAATGATTGCGGTATATACTCTGTTGCATTCTTTATAAGTCGCATATTTGGTTATGATCCTGCATTTATAACCTATGACAGAAAAAAGCTTAGAGAAACTTTTATGAAGATTCTGCGCTGTAATAGCTTGGAAAATTTTCCGTCGACCTACAAGGAC
Protein-coding regions in this window:
- the LOC126551106 gene encoding E3 SUMO-protein ligase KIAA1586-like; amino-acid sequence: MSSNLKRGPIDNFFSPRQKKNNSNVDIAVAGPCNEENNDIEDNDDRVVGCDPNITEVHKSWPMLWTNEQVTEFKNKNPWIDCKDGKLGCSTCIQVKNSIQLQKSITDGKLRMSREWMDFEIMAAGSNRTNQLSSLRSKIKQHSESKSHLLAENVLKKSSEQALDRMFEHMGETVINSNMRIFQTAYCLAKHHRPFLQFEELIKLQKINGLYMGSSLHSRITATRIINVIAKEMRKRLITRLIESNSKFSIMIYESTTLSTKCTLILYILSNFDSETPIVVFLDLIELDGQDAVNIEKALWLSLEKNGISKSFALKNWIAFASDGASVMTGTKSGVAAKLCEKIPRLFTWH